Proteins co-encoded in one Stenotrophomonas maltophilia genomic window:
- the gap gene encoding type I glyceraldehyde-3-phosphate dehydrogenase → MAIKVGINGFGRIGRNVLRSAVLNFGDDIEIVAINDLLEPDYLAYMLKYDSVHGRFKADVAVQGNDLLVNGKKIRLTQERDPANLKWNDVDVDVVIESTGLFLTKETAQKHIDAGAKKVIMSAPSKDDTPMFVYGVNDKTYAGQAIVSNASCTTNCLAPLAKVINDKWGIKRGLMTTVHAATATQKTVDGPSNKDWRGGRGILENIIPSSTGAAKAVGVVIPELNKKLTGMSFRVPTSDVSVVDLTVELEKEATYAEICAEVKAQSEGPLKGILGYTEDKVVATDFRGETCTSVFDAEAGIALDGTFVKLVTWYDNEWGYSNKCLEMAKVVAAK, encoded by the coding sequence ATGGCAATCAAGGTTGGTATCAACGGTTTCGGTCGCATCGGGCGTAACGTCCTGCGCTCGGCGGTGCTGAACTTCGGCGACGACATCGAAATCGTGGCCATCAACGATCTGCTCGAGCCGGACTACCTGGCGTACATGCTCAAGTACGACTCCGTGCACGGCCGCTTCAAGGCCGACGTGGCGGTGCAGGGCAACGACCTGCTGGTCAACGGCAAGAAGATCCGCCTGACCCAGGAACGCGACCCGGCCAACCTGAAGTGGAACGACGTGGACGTGGACGTGGTGATCGAATCCACCGGCCTGTTCCTGACCAAGGAGACCGCGCAGAAGCACATCGATGCCGGCGCGAAGAAGGTCATCATGTCGGCGCCGTCGAAGGACGACACTCCGATGTTCGTCTACGGCGTGAACGACAAGACCTACGCCGGCCAGGCCATCGTCTCCAATGCTTCGTGCACCACCAACTGCCTGGCACCGCTGGCCAAGGTCATCAATGACAAGTGGGGCATCAAGCGCGGCCTGATGACCACCGTGCACGCGGCCACCGCCACCCAGAAGACCGTCGATGGCCCGTCCAACAAGGACTGGCGCGGCGGTCGTGGCATCCTGGAAAACATCATTCCCTCCTCCACCGGTGCGGCCAAGGCCGTCGGCGTGGTCATTCCGGAACTGAACAAGAAGCTGACCGGCATGAGCTTCCGCGTTCCGACCTCGGACGTGTCGGTGGTCGACCTGACCGTCGAGCTGGAAAAGGAAGCCACCTATGCCGAGATCTGCGCTGAAGTGAAGGCGCAGAGCGAAGGCCCGCTGAAGGGCATCCTGGGCTACACCGAAGACAAGGTGGTGGCCACCGATTTCCGCGGTGAGACCTGCACCTCGGTGTTCGACGCCGAAGCCGGTATCGCCCTGGACGGCACCTTCGTCAAGCTGGTGACCTGGTACGACAACGAGTGGGGCTACTCGAACAAGTGCCTGGAAA